Genomic window (Paraburkholderia phenazinium):
CAAGGCGTCATTGCGACGCTCGAAGGCTTGCATCGCTCGACGGGCGCGAGCGCCGGCTGGATTCTGCTTGCCGATTCGATTGCCGGCAGCATGGTTCTGCTGTCGTTGACGGGCGTGATTCTATGGACCGAACTGAACCGCAGACGCACGATCGGTGCGCTGATCTTCATGGTCTCGATCGCCACGACCCTCGTGCTGGGCATGCAGACGCTCTAGGCCCGCTACGCAGGAGCGAACACTACCGCGCCGACATTGTCGATGTGCGTAAAGCTGCGAAAGAAACGGTACGTCTCATCGCCGACGGTGATCTGATTCGTGCCGGGATGCGTGTACTCGAGGATTTCGTCGGCCACGGCTGTCGCCAGGGTTCCGTGCGCGGTCAGTTGGGTTTCCTCGTCAGACGGATCGCCGACATACACCGAACAGACGTCGGCGCCATGGCGCATCATGACGAGGCACTTGCCCTTGTCGAGCGAGAGTTCAAGATACCCGGCCAGCGCCCGCAGCGATTCGGGCGGCTGCCCTTGCGGGCGGTAGGTCGCATCTGAAGTGATAGCCATCGTGCCGTCCCCCGTCAAAGACGTTTCGTCCTGAACCGAAGCTTACCCCTAAGGCAGGCACGGTCTCACTTCACTATACGTTCTCCACCCACGCGCTCAAAGCGCCTCGTGACAAAGCGCCATCATTCTCTGCACCATGGTGCTCGCGCCGTTGAGTTCCATCTCGTTGGTGAACAGCGCGTTCACGCTGGACAGCCGCACGGCGACGCCTGCGTCCAGCAAATCCTGACTGGCGATCTTCAGCGCAAGCTGACCGATCAGCACGCGGTCGAGCCAGTGCATCTTCAGGCGGTTCTTCTTGAGCCACTGACGGCAGCACTCCACCACATGGTCGACGCGCCATTCCTGAGTCAAGGCATACGAGGCGGCTGCAATCGCGACGAGGAAACACAGCAAGTCGGGACGCGCACTGTCGGGCTCGGTAAATTCAGGTTTGTTCATGTATCGGCCTGCCTACTGTCGTTACTCAGCGACCACACATATGGGCGCGAGCTGGAGAATCAACATCGGATTCCATGCGGAAGTCTAAACGCGATCGCGTTTTCAGGCGCTTGACGTCCCACCTCGGATCTTGCGCCTCAGTCATTGCGCCGAGGCTACCGTAACCTTGCGTTACCGATGTCGTACTGCCGTTGCACTCGCCGTAAGGCGCGTCTTTTATACTGCGAACCGTTGTCCGTCACCCGGCGCTCAGGTATCGATCTTCGTAGATACGCCTGCCGCGCCCATCCACACACGAGTTATCGACACATGAACGCAAGTCGCATCAGGTTTGCCCTCTTCAGCGCCGCGCTGGCGCTCGCCACGATCGGAACCGCCCACGCGGCGGGTTGCATCAAGGGCGCGGTGGTCGGCGGGGTCGCCGGTCATTACGCGGGACATCATGCGGTGGTGGGGGCCGTGGGCGGTTGTCTCGTCGGCCGGCATCTTGCCAAACAGCACGCGCAACAACAGGCCCAGCAGCAGGCGGCGATGCACCAGCAGGTACAGGCGCAGTAATCCGCTCGATCCACCTCCCACGCGGTTTTGACTATGTTCTGACGAATAGGTGCCTATTTTTCGGGCATCGGTATAATGAGAGGCTTCTCCTCTCGAACGGTCTTCGCTCATGAGCCGCTTACTCTGTCTGATCATGCTGTCGCTGGGCCTGGTGCAGATCGCAGCGGCCGATGAAACCGACCCCGACCACGAGCGCATCTCCGCGTACCTGACGCAAAAGTTCGGCGTGGCCCGGGCCAAGGCCGAGCAGATCTCGGATGCCGTCCAGACCGCGGCGGCGAAGTATTCGCTGCCGCCGGCGCTGCTGCTGGCAATCATCTCGATCGAATCCCGCTTCAAGGAAAAGGCCAAGGGCCCGCGCGGGGCGACGGGCCTGATGCAGGTGGTGCCTGCCGCGCACCGCGGGCTGCTGCGGAACGTCAAGGACCTCACCGACCCTGGCGCCAACATCGAGGCCGGCTCCGCCATCCTGCACGGCTACATGCAGTCGGCGGGCGGCGATCTGAGCCTCGCACTGAAGAGTTACGGCGGCTCGCTGGCCTACGCGCAAAAGGTCAGCATGCGGGTCCAGACCTTCGCTCCCGTGGTCGCGAAGCCGGACGACGCACCTTCTGCCGCCGCGCAACAGGCGGCGTGCGACGCCCACGCCACCGACGACTGCCCGGCGCCGGCGAGCGGCGCCCGTTCGTTTTACATTCCGTCGGCGAACGCCGCCGCGGCCGGACCGGCCGCGTTTGGCCTGTCGGCTGCAGCACCGGCTTCGGCGCCCTGACGGCATCGCGGCACGCAACCGGCCGCAGCCCCTGGCCCGGTCAGCGTGCGCCACGTTGACGAACACCCTACAAACCTTGTTGTTTCAACGTGTTACGTCGTCTGCGGGTTGTTTTCCGCTCCACCTGGCAACCGCTCTACAATGCATGCCATTCGACGTTAAGTCGTTCGCCTCCCAGAATCATGCGCACCTCATTTTCCAAACTCACCGCAGCGTCGCTGCTCGGATTGCTCGCGCTCGCCGCCTGTTCGAGCGCACCCCAGCCGAAGTTTCAGCAGGAACAGTTCGATACGGGCGCAAGTCCCTTCGCGCGTAATTTCAACGCCAGCACCACCGACACCTGTGAAGCTGCCCGCCGCGCGCTGCTAAGCCAGGGCTATATGACGACGTTGACGCACCCGGATACCGTCGACGGCACGAAGAATTTCCAGCCCACCGGCGATTCGCATATCGTGGTGGAGTTTCACGTCGTCTGTACGCCGGGCGAGGAAACCGCCGATACGAGCATCGTCTACGTGAACGCGGTGCAGAACGGCTTTGCGCTGAAGAAAAGCGATACGTCGGCGAGCGTCGGGCTGAGCGTGCTCGGTTCGCTGTCGCTGCCGATCCGCTCCAACAACGACGCGATGGTGAAGATCTCCAGCGAGACGATCCCGTCGGGCACGTTCTACGATCGGTTCTTCGCCCTGCTCAATCACTACCTGCAGACGGTCGTACGGACTATGCCGGTCAAATCCAATGATGTGACGAGCACGCCGCTTCCGGCTCCCGCTGCGGTTCCGGTCGTCGCTCCGGTGCCGCTGGTGCCGGCGCCGAAGTTGGCGACCACGCCCGTAGTGGCGCCGCCTTCGAGCGCGTTGAACGTGCCGTTATTGACGCCGGTGGCGCCCGCTGCGCTGGAATTGCCGGATGCGTTGGGCCGTCCCGACATGACGCAGGCTGCCAGCGCACCGAGCGTGAGTCCCTAAGGCCTTAACGCGCTAACACTTACGCTCGGCAAGGAGCGCGCTGCGCTGATCATTCATGGGTCGGCGCAGCATCATGGATGGGTCGGCACACTTTTCCCCAATGGTTTTACTTCATACGTATACGTATGTAGTAGTAGTTAACAAAGGGCGCGCCGTCCTGTGGACAAGCGGGAAATCCTCCGTCCGGTCAACGCTGTAACAAAACCATAACAATGCGGAGCGCGCGTGCAGAGCGCCAGCGGGCCGAGGATAACTTCGGCGTCGCGCCATCTCCTGCGCCGGTTATCAAGAATCCGCACACAGCCTGTTAGCGGCGCTATCCCGGAGTTGTCCATAGGGCTACGTGGATAACTCTGCGCCACTCACCTTAAAGTTATCCGCCAGAACGCCGTTTAACTGTTGTCTGAGCGGTGCAGTCTCGTGGCGCGGCGCTCTCCAGTGCGCCGCCGATCCCATCCAGCCTGTTACGGTCGCCAGCGCACATACTGCACTGCGCCAATGCGCGCACATTGGTGTCGGGTGGTGCGGGCATCCGGTACGCGCGACTTCAACCGCGACTGTTGCTATTTAGTCAAAAACTACACAGCAGTGCACCGTCCAGGCATAAAGTTAAAGTGCTTTATCAAGTTACTTGTGCAGTGCGGGGGTGTGCGATGAAACGCAGAACAGCACGACAGCTTGTCCGTCTCCTCTCAGACATCAGACATTCTGCCCATTGCAGTACGCTGAGGGCCGCGGCAACCAGCCGTGCCATCGAACTGGCGGAGGACGAAGCCGACGAGCCGTCCACCTCGGAAAGTGCCGACGACACGCGCGACGTGACCCAGGACGAACGCATGTGGAGAGGATCATGAGGGCCGCCAGCGAACAGTCCCTGCGCTTTCTCGTCGAAAAGTGGCTCGCCCCGGGCCCGTCGATTCCCGTTCGCGTGACCGAATTCAGCCGCACCCGCATGGGTGGCAGACGCTACGTGCGGGTCGAGACAGCCCTTGAGGCGGGCGCCCGGGGTCTGTTCTTCTTCAGGCACGACGACGGTTGCTGGTGCGTGTTTCCGCCCACGGCGGATAGCCGCAACGTGATGAACGACGCCGCCGGCATGCCACTGGCGATGGCGCGGGCGGCGTAACAAGCCCCGCAGCCTGATGACGCGGGGCATGCCGCCCCGCCTCGTCCCCTCGTTGAACCGCCATTTCTCCATGAAGAACCGCACCGCGCGATAATCGCGCAAACGCGCCGCTGTCGAGACTGAACGGTGGCGTCGAGCGCATTTCAGGCGGAAATCATGGATGAAAAAGACTGGATCGCTGGCGCGGCCAAAGCCCTGGCGATCATCGAAGCGTTTGACGAAGAACACGCGCGCATGACGCCGACGATGGTGGCCGCAAGGGCGGGGCTATCGCGCACGGCAGCGCGCCGTTATCTGCTGACGCTGCGCGAACTCGGCTATGTGGATACGGACGGCAAGCTGTTCTGGCTGGCCCCGCGCGTGCTGCGCCTCGGCCAGTCGTATCTGGATTCGGCGCGCTTGCCGCGCACGGTGCAGCCGTTCCTGCAGCGGATCACGGCGACCCTGCAG
Coding sequences:
- a CDS encoding lytic transglycosylase domain-containing protein; this encodes MSRLLCLIMLSLGLVQIAAADETDPDHERISAYLTQKFGVARAKAEQISDAVQTAAAKYSLPPALLLAIISIESRFKEKAKGPRGATGLMQVVPAAHRGLLRNVKDLTDPGANIEAGSAILHGYMQSAGGDLSLALKSYGGSLAYAQKVSMRVQTFAPVVAKPDDAPSAAAQQAACDAHATDDCPAPASGARSFYIPSANAAAAGPAAFGLSAAAPASAP
- a CDS encoding DUF2242 domain-containing protein, encoding MRTSFSKLTAASLLGLLALAACSSAPQPKFQQEQFDTGASPFARNFNASTTDTCEAARRALLSQGYMTTLTHPDTVDGTKNFQPTGDSHIVVEFHVVCTPGEETADTSIVYVNAVQNGFALKKSDTSASVGLSVLGSLSLPIRSNNDAMVKISSETIPSGTFYDRFFALLNHYLQTVVRTMPVKSNDVTSTPLPAPAAVPVVAPVPLVPAPKLATTPVVAPPSSALNVPLLTPVAPAALELPDALGRPDMTQAASAPSVSP